A section of the Cydia splendana chromosome 1, ilCydSple1.2, whole genome shotgun sequence genome encodes:
- the LOC134799012 gene encoding uncharacterized protein LOC134799012 → MGIHCDINLRKSSDGNFVTGGTVSGVARYTLDEEIVYTKISISLNGRGYLEVHNTRKKDEADGLIKEEEEYLNEDITVLDDQNGQVLPIDTYDTQFHFQLPLDIPPTLNFVKSSGSHTVRCKIIYYLQLTFESPEGCKRFSATINVIPGVNPKLSTESRIYDKQRKLIQLLRDSFVTLKATINNPVVTPCNKAELVYEIFNDTNVNFKCVESKLVEVISLPRGYYDSTFAYEIVTDIKMAGVRSGESQTINVEIPIPKDVNSIEHSQLIARDYFVKITVYLPLPYRNVTLKVPLQIAGVAKESIMDDDEVLTLWEAMNEDHIQPDQY, encoded by the coding sequence ATGGGGATCCACTGTGACATCAATTTGCGTAAATCATCCGATGGCAACTTTGTTACTGGAGGTACAGTATCAGGGGTCGCGAGGTATACTCTAGACGAAGAAATAGTTTATACAAAGATTTCAATTTCATTAAACGGTAGGGGATATTTAGAAGTACACAATACTAGGAAGAAAGATGAAGCTGACGGATTaataaaagaagaagaagaatatttaAATGAAGATATTACAGTTCTGGATGACCAAAATGGACAGGTTCTGCCAATTGACACTTATGATACACAGTTCCACTTCCAACTGCCACTGGATATACCACCGACACTCAACTTTGTTAAAAGTTCTGGCAGCCATACAGTGCGATGCaagattatttattatttacaattaacaTTTGAAAGTCCCGAAGGTTGTAAGCGTTTTAGCGCAACAATTAATGTTATACCGGGCGTGAATCCGAAGTTGTCAACAGAATCAAGAATTTACGACAAGCAGAGGAAACTAATACAATTATTAAGGGACAGCTTTGTTACTTTAAAAGCTACAATTAACAATCCTGTAGTAACGCCCTGTAATAAAGCTGAATTAGTATACGAGATATTTAATGATACTAATGTTAACTTTAAATGCGTGGAAAGCAAATTAGTGGAAGTAATATCTTTACCAAGAGGATATTACGATTCGACTTTTGCTTATGAAATAGTTACTGATATAAAGATGGCCGGAGTGAGAAGTGGCGAATCTCAAACTATTAATGTAGAAATACCGATACCTAAAGACGTCAACTCTATTGAACATTCCCAACTTATTGCTCGTGATTATTTTGTGAAGATAACTGTCTATCTACCACTACCGTATCGTAACGTTACTCTGAAGGTACCGCTGCAAATAGCAGGTGTTGCGAAAGAAAGTATAATGGATGACGATGAAGTGCTCACCCTTTGGGAAGCAATGAATGAAGATCACATTCAACCTGATCAATATTAA